One part of the Candidatus Zixiibacteriota bacterium genome encodes these proteins:
- a CDS encoding protein kinase, translating into MIGSTISHYKVIRKIGEGGMGVVYEAEDVTLKRTVALKFLPIHALDDPDQRARLIREAQAAAALDHINLNTVYEIGEADGQTFMAMAYVEGDTLRQKIKRGPLPVGEALSYAIQVAAGLRKAHSQGIVHRDIKPGNVLITPEGIVKLVDFGLAKLAGATGLTRTDSTLGTAAYMSPEQAKGDRVDHRCDIWSLGVILYEMLAGKLPFRGEHEAVVIYSILNEDYQPLRQVRPEVSEEIDAILARALAKKRDDRYAQVEEMLNDLRGLHHETPADVTGPVGTVRTTKTIEPLKPRRPLVMVAIVAALVVVFLGGLWYATLRPRSEGESATSGLWDPDDPYHPPLLVPPGYVDRTDEDAPMTLEGDSALLAAFDSLAADSMAADTAGGPPLIAVLYLENLGGNASEAYFAAGVTEDIIGDLSNLKGLRVLSRHHVLPYRGKNFDIRNIGTTLGVDYVLEGSIQRERDQLRVNTRLVRADDGTLEWNQRFDRAVSDIFAVQSEIASAVTEAMKVQLADDERERLERPPTTDIRAYEYYLKAREYLAKRSVEDNKNAEREFTRALERDKRFAEAMVGLAETNLQKIDWGFDIDPKYIAEAERLLNEARQIDPRSPDLYHAQSTLYRLTGRSARAIESAGELVRIKPNDAGTRYTLGICYSVDRQNERARAAFAECLKLDPDHADAYRWLGHIAFWSGQRKQAEKDYTRALQANPDAPHLRFTLGWFYMQVAWFGQAETEIEMARKLKPETPLYDAALGHLRLLQGKTDEAIDLLKRASDRAQIPGAFWNLGWAYRANGKDRDAQRAFERALKIDMAATAIDPTSAEPAYRALWARCLLGQESDPLTAIAGLDARDLKSPNQVTRPYYAAGIYATIGDQARANDQIQALLKKNVIAKEYLAADPAFTRMQNNTDFRNLVGLGPPN; encoded by the coding sequence ATGATCGGCAGCACGATTTCTCATTACAAAGTGATCCGCAAGATCGGCGAAGGCGGCATGGGCGTGGTCTATGAAGCCGAGGACGTCACTCTCAAGCGCACGGTCGCCCTGAAGTTTTTGCCCATCCACGCCCTCGATGATCCCGACCAGCGCGCGCGGCTGATCCGCGAGGCACAGGCCGCGGCGGCGCTCGACCACATCAACCTGAACACCGTCTACGAAATCGGCGAAGCCGACGGCCAGACCTTCATGGCGATGGCGTATGTCGAGGGCGACACCTTGCGCCAGAAGATCAAGCGCGGCCCGCTGCCGGTCGGCGAAGCACTCAGCTACGCGATCCAGGTCGCCGCGGGTTTACGCAAAGCGCACAGCCAGGGGATCGTCCACCGCGACATCAAGCCCGGCAACGTGCTGATCACTCCCGAAGGGATCGTCAAACTCGTCGACTTCGGACTGGCCAAGTTAGCCGGCGCCACCGGCCTGACCCGGACCGACTCGACTCTGGGCACAGCGGCCTACATGTCGCCCGAGCAGGCCAAGGGCGACCGCGTCGATCATCGCTGCGACATCTGGTCGCTGGGTGTCATCCTCTATGAAATGCTCGCCGGGAAGCTGCCGTTTCGCGGCGAACACGAAGCGGTGGTCATCTACTCGATCTTAAACGAGGACTACCAGCCGCTCCGCCAAGTCCGCCCCGAGGTTTCCGAAGAGATCGATGCAATTCTGGCCAGGGCGCTGGCGAAGAAACGCGACGACCGCTACGCCCAGGTCGAGGAGATGCTCAATGACCTGCGGGGGCTGCATCACGAGACCCCCGCCGATGTCACCGGCCCGGTCGGGACTGTGCGCACGACCAAGACGATTGAACCACTGAAACCGCGTCGCCCGTTGGTAATGGTCGCAATTGTGGCCGCGCTGGTCGTCGTATTCCTCGGTGGGCTGTGGTACGCGACTCTGCGTCCGCGCTCGGAAGGAGAATCGGCCACGAGTGGATTGTGGGATCCCGATGATCCGTATCATCCGCCGCTGTTGGTGCCGCCGGGCTATGTCGACCGCACCGACGAGGACGCACCGATGACTCTGGAGGGTGACTCGGCGCTGTTGGCGGCGTTCGACTCGTTGGCCGCCGACTCGATGGCCGCCGATACGGCGGGCGGCCCGCCGTTGATCGCCGTCCTGTATCTGGAGAATCTCGGCGGCAATGCGAGCGAGGCCTACTTTGCCGCCGGTGTGACTGAGGATATCATCGGCGATCTCTCGAATCTGAAAGGGTTGCGCGTCCTCTCTCGCCATCATGTTCTGCCTTACCGGGGTAAAAACTTCGACATCCGAAACATCGGCACGACCCTCGGTGTCGACTACGTGCTGGAAGGATCGATTCAGCGCGAGCGCGACCAGTTGCGCGTCAACACGCGCTTGGTGCGCGCCGACGACGGCACGCTGGAGTGGAACCAGCGGTTCGACCGCGCAGTGTCCGACATCTTCGCCGTGCAAAGTGAGATCGCCTCGGCGGTCACCGAGGCCATGAAAGTCCAGCTCGCCGATGACGAACGCGAGCGTCTCGAGCGTCCGCCGACCACCGACATTCGCGCCTACGAATACTATCTGAAGGCCCGTGAGTATCTGGCCAAGCGATCGGTCGAAGACAACAAGAACGCCGAAAGGGAATTCACTCGCGCCCTCGAACGCGACAAGCGATTTGCCGAGGCCATGGTCGGACTGGCCGAAACAAATCTGCAGAAAATCGACTGGGGCTTCGATATCGATCCGAAGTACATCGCCGAGGCTGAACGCCTGCTGAATGAGGCACGTCAAATCGACCCGCGTTCGCCCGATCTGTACCACGCGCAAAGCACGCTCTACCGCCTGACCGGTCGATCAGCCAGAGCCATCGAATCGGCCGGTGAGTTGGTGAGGATCAAACCCAACGATGCCGGTACCCGGTACACGCTGGGCATTTGCTACAGCGTCGACCGACAAAATGAACGGGCGCGCGCCGCTTTTGCCGAATGCCTCAAACTTGATCCTGATCACGCCGACGCCTACCGCTGGCTTGGTCACATCGCCTTTTGGTCCGGGCAACGTAAGCAAGCGGAGAAAGACTACACGCGCGCGTTGCAGGCCAATCCCGATGCCCCTCACCTGCGCTTCACTCTCGGCTGGTTCTATATGCAGGTCGCCTGGTTCGGACAGGCCGAAACCGAAATCGAAATGGCGCGCAAGCTGAAACCCGAGACACCGCTCTACGACGCAGCATTGGGGCATTTGCGCCTTCTGCAGGGAAAAACCGACGAGGCGATCGATCTGCTCAAACGCGCCTCCGACAGAGCGCAGATTCCCGGTGCCTTTTGGAATCTGGGTTGGGCGTATCGCGCCAACGGCAAGGACCGCGACGCGCAACGTGCCTTTGAGCGCGCGCTCAAGATCGATATGGCCGCCACGGCCATCGACCCGACCTCGGCGGAACCCGCCTATCGAGCACTGTGGGCGCGCTGTCTGCTGGGCCAGGAAAGCGATCCGTTGACCGCCATCGCCGGTCTCGATGCACGCGATCTGAAATCTCCCAACCAGGTCACACGCCCCTACTACGCCGCCGGCATTTATGCGACCATCGGCGATCAGGCGCGCGCCAACGATCAGATCCAGGCGCTGCTGAAGAAGAATGTCATCGCCAAAGAGTATCTGGCCGCCGATCCGGCCTTCACGCGCATGCAGAACAACACAGATTTCCGCAACTTGGTCGGACTCGGCCCACCCAACTGA
- a CDS encoding protein kinase: MIGQTVAQYRILETLGAGGMGEVYLALDTKLDRQVALKFLPRHFSIEPEARARFEREARALAALNHPNIVTVFDVSAHDGQPYIAMEYVNGRSAQEHAAKAGADQILDVAIQLAEGLAAAHKAGIVHRDIKSDNVVVTADGRVKIMDFGLALWRGGEQITRAGSTVGTAAYMSPEQVQGGAVDQRTDLWSFGVVLYEMLCGRRPFTGEHTAALTYAITSTTPEPLARYKSDLPDVWQRIVTKCLAKHPDERYQSAADIAADLRALKTASTIHAATRPPSRTRARVVAGATIVVLLAAAAVLMSRLVRTTDDAATAPERIMLAVLPFENLGSDEQEYFADGITEEITARLARLHGLGVISRTSAIQYKKSTKPMQTIGEELGVDYILEGTIRWDRSGETDQVRITPQLIHVKDDTHLWADSYERPLTQVFALQSEIAGQVAAALNVTLLEPERRALESVPTQNLEAYDLYLQATDYLNQPYEDQSNRLARELLRRAIALDSGFALAYAQLSHAYAIRYWWGGDLSHEMRDSIRAYSDRALQLDPDLAEGHIARGLYYYWGFRDYAQALAELRLGEDAHPAGTSMLIGAISRRQGRWTESEKYLRRAAELSPRDGRWAMEYGYTLLLMRRYADAARWFDRTVVLLPRFAMGYDDRGWARLGGDGDLTQAEVELRSAASAVPGRLDYSLAQIREWKRDYDSARALATMDAVMRAYGADSVTYYMFQARLGMHQQRDSLKLAYADSAITLLQRRVAQYRDNAEQHARLAYTLGMRGRHDEALAAAQRAAELVPLSRDAVDGSGYVRTLAEVYTMMDDHDRAIELLDQLLSIPSLLSYHDLRLNPFWDPLREDPRFQALIDRGHVVF; this comes from the coding sequence ATGATCGGCCAGACGGTCGCGCAATACCGCATCCTCGAAACACTCGGGGCAGGGGGGATGGGAGAGGTCTATCTGGCGCTCGATACCAAGCTCGACCGCCAGGTCGCGCTGAAATTTCTGCCGCGCCACTTCAGCATCGAGCCGGAGGCGCGGGCGCGTTTCGAACGCGAGGCGCGCGCCCTGGCGGCGCTCAATCATCCCAATATCGTGACCGTCTTCGATGTCAGTGCGCACGACGGCCAGCCGTACATCGCGATGGAATATGTAAACGGCCGTTCCGCGCAGGAACACGCGGCGAAAGCCGGAGCCGATCAGATTCTCGATGTCGCCATCCAGCTCGCCGAGGGACTGGCGGCCGCGCACAAAGCGGGGATCGTCCACCGCGATATCAAGTCCGACAACGTCGTGGTCACCGCCGACGGACGCGTTAAGATCATGGACTTCGGCCTGGCGCTGTGGCGCGGCGGCGAACAAATCACCCGGGCCGGATCGACGGTCGGCACGGCCGCGTACATGTCGCCGGAGCAAGTGCAGGGCGGCGCGGTCGACCAACGCACCGATTTGTGGTCGTTCGGCGTCGTGCTCTATGAAATGCTCTGCGGGCGGCGCCCTTTCACCGGTGAACACACCGCGGCGCTCACCTACGCGATCACGAGCACCACGCCCGAGCCGCTGGCGCGGTATAAGTCGGACCTCCCCGACGTCTGGCAGCGCATCGTCACCAAATGCCTCGCGAAACACCCCGACGAGCGCTACCAATCCGCCGCTGACATCGCCGCCGATCTGCGCGCGCTGAAGACCGCTTCGACGATTCACGCAGCGACACGACCGCCATCCCGGACAAGGGCCCGCGTCGTCGCCGGAGCAACGATCGTCGTCTTGCTGGCGGCCGCCGCCGTGCTGATGTCGCGATTGGTCCGGACAACGGACGACGCGGCCACCGCGCCGGAACGCATCATGCTCGCGGTCCTGCCGTTTGAAAATCTCGGGTCCGACGAACAGGAATACTTCGCCGACGGCATCACTGAGGAAATCACCGCGCGGCTGGCGCGGTTGCACGGTTTGGGCGTCATCTCGCGCACCAGCGCCATTCAATACAAAAAGTCAACCAAGCCGATGCAAACCATCGGTGAGGAACTGGGTGTCGATTACATCCTCGAAGGTACGATCCGCTGGGACCGATCCGGTGAAACCGACCAGGTGCGCATCACGCCGCAGCTCATCCATGTCAAAGACGACACACACCTCTGGGCCGACAGCTACGAGCGACCGCTGACACAGGTCTTCGCGCTGCAGTCGGAGATCGCCGGCCAGGTCGCCGCGGCATTGAACGTCACATTGCTGGAGCCGGAACGGCGCGCGCTGGAATCGGTCCCGACACAGAATCTCGAGGCGTACGATCTGTACCTGCAGGCGACAGACTATTTGAACCAGCCGTACGAGGATCAATCGAACCGACTGGCCCGGGAGCTGTTGCGGCGCGCTATAGCGCTCGACTCTGGATTTGCGCTGGCGTACGCGCAGTTGTCACACGCGTACGCGATTCGCTACTGGTGGGGCGGGGATCTCTCTCATGAAATGCGCGACAGCATCAGAGCATACAGCGATCGTGCGCTGCAGCTCGATCCCGATCTGGCAGAAGGACACATTGCGCGGGGTCTTTACTATTACTGGGGATTCCGCGACTACGCACAGGCCCTGGCGGAGCTGCGGCTCGGTGAGGACGCACACCCCGCCGGGACCAGTATGCTCATCGGCGCCATTAGCCGCCGCCAGGGGCGGTGGACCGAATCGGAGAAGTACCTCCGCCGCGCCGCCGAACTCAGCCCGCGCGACGGCCGCTGGGCGATGGAGTACGGATACACGCTGTTGCTCATGCGCCGATACGCGGATGCCGCCAGGTGGTTTGACCGCACCGTAGTGCTGCTGCCCCGATTCGCCATGGGGTATGACGACCGCGGCTGGGCGCGCCTGGGCGGCGATGGCGATCTGACGCAAGCCGAAGTGGAATTGCGGAGCGCCGCATCGGCGGTGCCGGGACGGTTGGATTATTCCCTGGCGCAGATCCGCGAATGGAAGCGCGACTACGATTCGGCGCGCGCACTGGCAACGATGGATGCCGTGATGCGGGCCTACGGCGCCGACTCTGTCACGTATTACATGTTCCAGGCGCGCCTCGGCATGCACCAGCAGCGCGATTCGCTCAAGCTGGCCTATGCCGATTCCGCGATCACGCTGTTGCAGCGCCGTGTCGCCCAATACCGGGATAATGCCGAACAACATGCACGGCTGGCGTACACCCTGGGCATGAGGGGACGCCATGACGAGGCATTGGCCGCCGCGCAAAGGGCGGCCGAACTGGTGCCCCTCTCACGGGACGCGGTGGACGGCTCCGGCTATGTGCGGACCCTGGCGGAAGTATACACTATGATGGATGACCACGACCGGGCCATCGAGCTGCTGGATCAGCTGCTTTCGATTCCGTCGCTGTTGTCATATCACGATCTGCGCCTGAATCCTTTCTGGGACCCGCTGCGCGAGGATCCCCGCTTCCAGGCGCTGATCGACCGCGGCCATGTGGTGTTTTAG
- a CDS encoding YihY/virulence factor BrkB family protein: MLKRFARLDIGLWDRARTSGGMGPRVLCGVSTVVRGVFVDAIWVKCGYYAYLTLLDMLPLGAVALALTSRLGWQQYLVDWLSRHLSPTAPRLAGRLIRAIAEVDLTALGYIGIAGSILAGVLIMVRLELDFDAIWVVRRRRKFPLGAGQWLRPALAYPLILLIAPSVIAVALLSGALAEANSRALISTLPLWGEWGRWLQPILGELPSLFGLIPSLVTWGLFAVFYYAMPTGPVQKSAALIGGAAAALMWRLTLELYLNFQFAADTFRAAWGFLAQIPLLLFWLYLSWTIFFIGAQIAFAWQRRGAYMPKHSIAGLSPASIERSAIAVRQAFVTRKADDGVTTAQLSWDLGLPWQLVERITEFLYVVGVVSRDNRHVPSRYAPTEKLEQPSEDDLLRQWRDHGGHVP; this comes from the coding sequence ATGCTGAAAAGATTCGCACGACTGGATATTGGGTTGTGGGACCGTGCGCGCACAAGCGGTGGAATGGGCCCACGGGTTCTGTGCGGCGTCAGCACCGTCGTACGGGGAGTGTTCGTCGATGCGATCTGGGTCAAGTGCGGGTACTATGCCTATTTGACACTGCTTGACATGCTGCCGCTCGGCGCGGTCGCGCTGGCGCTCACGTCACGGCTGGGATGGCAGCAGTATCTTGTCGATTGGTTGAGTCGGCATCTGAGTCCGACGGCGCCGCGTCTGGCGGGGCGTCTTATTCGCGCCATCGCCGAAGTCGACTTGACCGCGCTGGGATACATCGGCATCGCCGGCAGCATCCTCGCCGGGGTGTTGATTATGGTGCGGCTGGAACTCGATTTCGATGCAATCTGGGTAGTCCGGCGCCGCCGAAAGTTCCCTTTGGGGGCTGGGCAGTGGCTGCGCCCGGCGCTGGCCTATCCGCTCATCCTGCTGATTGCCCCGAGCGTCATCGCCGTTGCGCTGCTGTCGGGAGCACTGGCCGAGGCGAATTCGCGGGCGCTGATTTCGACGTTGCCGTTGTGGGGCGAATGGGGACGATGGCTCCAACCCATCCTGGGAGAGCTGCCATCGCTCTTCGGGCTGATCCCCTCGTTGGTGACTTGGGGGCTGTTCGCCGTGTTTTACTATGCCATGCCGACCGGGCCGGTGCAAAAATCGGCGGCGCTCATCGGCGGTGCGGCGGCGGCGCTGATGTGGCGGCTGACGCTCGAACTGTACCTCAACTTCCAATTCGCAGCCGACACCTTTCGCGCGGCGTGGGGTTTTTTGGCACAGATTCCCCTGTTGCTGTTCTGGCTCTACCTGAGCTGGACGATCTTTTTCATCGGCGCGCAGATCGCCTTTGCCTGGCAGCGTCGCGGCGCCTACATGCCGAAGCATTCCATTGCCGGGCTGTCGCCGGCGTCAATCGAACGCTCAGCGATCGCGGTGCGACAGGCGTTCGTCACGCGCAAAGCCGACGACGGTGTGACGACCGCCCAACTGTCATGGGATCTCGGACTGCCGTGGCAATTAGTCGAGCGGATCACGGAGTTTCTTTACGTCGTCGGCGTGGTCTCGCGCGATAACCGGCATGTTCCATCACGGTATGCCCCAACAGAAAAACTCGAGCAGCCGTCGGAAGACGATCTGCTGCGACAGTGGCGTGATCACGGCGGGCACGTGCCCTAA
- the dnaA gene encoding chromosomal replication initiator protein DnaA — translation MNDPQQQTDIWNGCLTYIEERLPRQIFYTWLKPVRLTQVDDHAATVCVPNRFVAGWIKDRYLALIDEALQAVTGRTIKTTLTVAANGNGLEFLPPPLPERESSTSDDDDPGRPDMPAPSWRAVLVRDPSEGRARAQLNPDFTFDNFVVGESNRLAHAASRAVADNPGRTKYNPLFIYGPVGMGKTHLAHAIGNALNEKGRRSRVLYAASETFVNDFINSLAQKRAAEFATYYRSVDVLLIDDIQFLAGKESTQEQFFHTFNTLHQNGKQLVLTADRPPHAIAGLEERLLSRFQWGLTADIGMPDYETRLAILRKKIDADTPAPSHDVLEYIAQNASASIRQLEGALVRVVAYGSLQKQPVTLDVARRLLKDSMPPARKLLTIERIRAAVARRFNVPESLLVSKRRTQEVAIARQVVMYLARTLTGMSLKAIGRALGGRDHSTVIHAVKLVRDTMDINGDFRCQVDETITDLHREAA, via the coding sequence ATGAACGATCCACAGCAGCAGACGGACATCTGGAATGGGTGTTTGACCTACATCGAAGAGAGACTTCCGCGACAGATCTTCTACACGTGGTTGAAGCCGGTACGACTGACACAAGTCGACGACCACGCCGCTACCGTTTGTGTGCCGAACCGCTTTGTCGCCGGCTGGATTAAGGACCGCTATCTCGCCCTAATCGACGAGGCGCTCCAGGCGGTCACCGGACGAACCATCAAGACCACATTGACGGTCGCCGCAAACGGCAACGGCCTTGAGTTTCTCCCGCCGCCGTTGCCGGAGCGAGAATCCTCGACTTCGGACGATGATGATCCCGGCCGGCCGGACATGCCGGCCCCGTCGTGGCGGGCGGTCCTCGTGCGCGATCCCAGCGAAGGACGCGCCCGGGCGCAATTGAATCCCGACTTCACTTTCGATAATTTCGTGGTCGGCGAATCGAACCGCCTGGCGCACGCCGCATCCCGGGCGGTGGCTGACAACCCCGGGCGCACCAAGTACAACCCGCTGTTCATCTATGGGCCGGTCGGGATGGGCAAGACGCACCTGGCGCACGCCATCGGCAACGCGCTCAACGAGAAAGGACGGCGCTCGCGCGTGCTCTATGCCGCCTCCGAGACCTTCGTCAACGATTTCATCAACTCGTTGGCGCAGAAGCGCGCCGCGGAGTTTGCGACCTATTACCGTTCGGTCGACGTGCTCCTGATCGACGACATCCAGTTTCTGGCCGGGAAAGAGTCGACGCAGGAGCAGTTTTTCCACACGTTCAACACGCTCCACCAAAACGGCAAGCAGCTCGTGCTCACCGCCGACCGTCCGCCGCATGCCATTGCGGGGCTGGAAGAACGCCTCCTGTCGCGTTTTCAATGGGGCCTGACCGCAGATATCGGGATGCCCGACTACGAGACGCGCCTGGCGATCCTGCGCAAGAAGATCGACGCCGATACACCCGCACCCAGTCATGATGTTCTGGAGTACATCGCCCAGAACGCCTCCGCGAGCATCCGTCAGCTCGAGGGTGCGCTTGTCCGTGTCGTGGCATATGGATCTTTACAGAAACAGCCGGTCACACTCGATGTCGCGCGGCGGCTGCTAAAGGACTCCATGCCGCCGGCCCGGAAGCTGCTGACCATCGAACGGATCCGGGCAGCGGTAGCACGCCGTTTCAATGTCCCCGAATCGCTTCTGGTGTCCAAGCGCCGTACGCAGGAGGTCGCCATCGCCCGGCAGGTGGTCATGTATCTGGCCCGCACCCTGACCGGTATGTCGCTGAAAGCCATCGGACGGGCATTGGGCGGCCGGGATCACTCGACGGTCATCCATGCGGTCAAACTGGTGCGGGACACGATGGATATTAATGGCGACTTTCGCTGCCAGGTCGATGAGACCATTACTGATTTGCACCGCGAAGCGGCCTGA
- the dnaN gene encoding DNA polymerase III subunit beta: MKLSVQCHELSSRLQTILTVVSARTTLPVLGNILLKADNDALALSATDLDLSIACSIPAQVAKPGSTTVPARMLAEIVRELTDESVNISVTNHRMEIKAGRGVYKLSGMSPEEFPRLPALPDTTPITIPADQLRMVVQKTAYAASTDDTRPALNGILWHSNGEGVYVVATDGHRLARVMLPANYLSGINRELIIPPKALGLVLKVVGESESDVRIQLGEKTVVFSIDNTVITSRLIEGPYPKYQQVIPKDNDKFLTVDSETLAQAVKRVAVLSNSLTHQVKFSVSQGAIELSATNQDVGGEARETVPCQYDKDDLEIGYNAVYILDILKSVGPGDVVFELATSVSAGLIHAADDQRKKEHLCLVMPLRLAD; this comes from the coding sequence ATGAAGCTCTCTGTCCAATGCCACGAGCTGTCCTCCCGTCTGCAGACCATACTCACTGTCGTGTCCGCGCGGACAACTCTGCCGGTGCTGGGAAACATTCTTCTGAAAGCGGATAACGATGCGCTGGCCTTGTCGGCAACCGATCTGGATTTGTCGATTGCCTGTTCGATTCCGGCACAGGTCGCCAAGCCGGGAAGCACGACAGTCCCCGCGCGCATGCTCGCCGAGATCGTACGTGAGTTGACAGACGAGAGTGTCAACATCTCCGTGACCAATCACCGCATGGAGATCAAGGCGGGACGGGGTGTCTACAAGCTCAGCGGCATGTCGCCCGAAGAGTTTCCGCGTTTGCCGGCGCTGCCCGACACAACGCCGATTACGATACCCGCCGACCAGTTGCGCATGGTTGTGCAGAAGACCGCCTATGCCGCCTCGACCGATGATACGCGTCCGGCGCTCAACGGCATCCTCTGGCACTCCAACGGCGAGGGAGTCTATGTCGTGGCCACCGACGGGCACCGTTTGGCGCGTGTCATGCTCCCGGCCAACTATTTGTCGGGGATCAATCGCGAGCTCATCATCCCCCCCAAGGCGCTGGGTCTGGTGCTGAAGGTGGTCGGTGAGTCGGAGAGCGATGTCAGAATTCAACTCGGAGAAAAGACGGTCGTCTTCTCCATCGACAACACGGTGATCACATCGCGACTGATCGAGGGACCGTATCCGAAATACCAGCAGGTCATCCCCAAGGACAACGACAAGTTCCTGACGGTCGACAGCGAGACATTGGCGCAGGCGGTCAAACGCGTCGCCGTGCTCTCCAATTCCCTGACGCACCAGGTGAAGTTTTCGGTGTCGCAGGGCGCGATCGAGCTGTCGGCGACCAATCAGGATGTCGGCGGCGAAGCGCGCGAGACGGTGCCGTGCCAGTACGACAAGGACGATCTGGAAATCGGTTACAACGCCGTTTACATCCTCGATATCCTCAAATCGGTCGGGCCCGGTGACGTTGTCTTTGAACTCGCCACCTCGGTGTCTGCCGGTCTGATTCACGCCGCCGATGACCAGCGCAAGAAAGAACACCTCTGTCTGGTGATGCCGCTGCGATTGGCCGATTGA
- a CDS encoding DUF721 domain-containing protein, with the protein MSKPTAIGDILKRQLAVRGVARRVREATAEQIWPEVVGAEIAAHTQVTRTDAGRVFVSVDSGTWRHELLYHKEALIAKLNEALSSDGGSTTDRPAGEAIIRDIMFLGPS; encoded by the coding sequence GTGAGCAAACCGACCGCGATCGGAGACATTCTCAAGCGCCAACTCGCCGTGCGCGGTGTAGCGCGGCGGGTCAGGGAAGCGACGGCCGAGCAGATTTGGCCGGAGGTTGTCGGCGCGGAAATCGCCGCGCACACGCAGGTGACCAGGACCGACGCGGGACGTGTTTTTGTGTCGGTCGACTCGGGCACATGGCGGCACGAGTTGTTGTATCACAAGGAAGCGCTCATTGCCAAACTCAATGAGGCGCTGAGTTCCGATGGGGGCAGTACCACGGATCGACCGGCAGGGGAAGCGATCATCAGGGATATCATGTTCCTCGGGCCCTCGTAA